From a single Paenibacillus sp. FSL W8-0426 genomic region:
- a CDS encoding GNAT family N-acetyltransferase, whose protein sequence is MRLSFRILNWEEEKPYDLLLMADPSKAIVDEYLNRGVCFIAEYEGEMVGEFVLLKTRPETVEIVNIAVQEELQGQGVGRHMIKEAIKAARKMGGKTVEIGTGNSSLHQLKLYQRCGFRIVGVDRDFFIRHYDEEIIEDGIRCVDMIRLSMDLEQVGEEHEV, encoded by the coding sequence ATGAGGCTGTCGTTCCGGATCTTGAATTGGGAAGAAGAAAAACCGTACGATCTATTATTGATGGCGGACCCTTCCAAAGCGATAGTTGACGAGTATCTGAATCGAGGCGTTTGTTTTATCGCGGAATATGAAGGAGAGATGGTGGGGGAATTCGTGCTGCTCAAAACCCGTCCGGAGACGGTGGAGATCGTCAACATTGCCGTTCAGGAGGAATTGCAAGGACAGGGTGTCGGCCGGCACATGATCAAGGAAGCGATTAAGGCCGCACGCAAAATGGGCGGGAAAACCGTTGAGATTGGTACGGGGAATTCAAGTCTGCATCAATTGAAGCTCTATCAACGCTGCGGCTTCCGCATTGTGGGGGTCGATCGCGATTTCTTTATAAGGCATTATGATGAAGAGATTATTGAGGACGGTATTCGCTGCGTGGACATGATTCGTTTATCGATGGATCTGGAGCAGGTTGGAGAGGAGCATGAGGTATAG
- the trmB gene encoding tRNA (guanosine(46)-N7)-methyltransferase TrmB has product MRLRGRKGIRESLEQQEDLVILDPKQYKGQWSKLFGNDRPIFVEFGMGKGQFISQMSHKHQQYNFIGFDMFDELVRRASEKARKAWNEDAVDTPPNLKLALANIESIEEIFEPGELERIYLNFSDPWPKAKHARRRLTHPRFLKKYVELLNAKGQIHFKTDSETLFEFSLNAFADFGLQMTNLSLNLHRDGLNEEHVMTEYEQKFMGKGMNIHRVEVIVGEEALREYQQIRLDKYKVREAKDNKETSEK; this is encoded by the coding sequence ATGCGTTTACGTGGAAGAAAAGGGATCCGGGAAAGCCTGGAGCAGCAGGAAGACCTCGTGATTTTGGATCCCAAACAATACAAGGGACAATGGTCCAAACTGTTTGGCAATGATCGTCCGATCTTTGTGGAATTCGGCATGGGCAAAGGCCAGTTCATTAGCCAGATGAGCCATAAACACCAACAGTACAATTTTATCGGTTTTGATATGTTCGATGAACTGGTGCGAAGAGCCAGTGAGAAGGCGAGAAAGGCATGGAATGAGGACGCGGTCGACACGCCGCCGAACCTCAAGCTGGCTTTGGCTAACATCGAGAGCATCGAAGAAATATTCGAACCTGGCGAGCTCGAACGCATTTATTTGAATTTCAGCGATCCGTGGCCGAAGGCAAAGCATGCACGCCGCCGTTTGACGCATCCCCGTTTTTTGAAGAAATACGTCGAATTGCTGAATGCCAAAGGACAAATCCATTTCAAGACCGATTCGGAGACGTTGTTTGAATTTTCCCTTAACGCATTTGCGGACTTTGGCTTGCAAATGACGAATCTATCGCTCAACTTGCATCGGGATGGATTGAACGAAGAGCATGTCATGACCGAGTACGAGCAGAAATTCATGGGCAAAGGCATGAACATCCACCGCGTTGAAGTGATCGTTGGGGAAGAGGCTTTGCGTGAATATCAGCAAATCCGTCTGGACAAATACAAAGTACGTGAAGCGAAAGACAACAAGGAAACGAGTGAAAAGTAG
- a CDS encoding cupin domain-containing protein yields the protein MADCHVACLRLAAGGHLGLHPAVSEQVFLVLEGEGWVEGADGQHEKIRAGEAAYWRNGENHQSGSDQGLTALLIEGENLAMRLALRKQ from the coding sequence ATGGCGGATTGTCATGTAGCCTGCCTGAGACTTGCTGCCGGAGGTCATCTTGGTTTGCATCCTGCAGTATCAGAGCAGGTGTTTCTGGTGCTGGAAGGTGAGGGATGGGTAGAAGGCGCCGATGGACAACATGAAAAGATCCGTGCAGGCGAGGCTGCTTATTGGAGAAACGGAGAGAACCATCAATCCGGTTCCGATCAGGGCCTTACCGCGTTGTTGATTGAAGGAGAGAATTTGGCCATGCGCCTGGCTCTGCGGAAGCAATAA
- a CDS encoding type I phosphomannose isomerase catalytic subunit produces the protein MTKPYPLQFQPEFKERVWGGRALEQFGLTPPEGHIGEGWMIADHPNGTTKVINGELAGKGLDEVRELLGTEWLGTKGVSKKGGRFPLLIKLLDCNDDLSVQVHPTDDYAELPPGELGKTEMWYVLDAKPGAHIIYGLNDGVDRETLKSALENGTVMDTLRQVPVEAGDTFFIPAGTVHALCAGVVVAEIQQNSDTTYRLYDYNRPGLDGKPRELHIEDSLNVTAYEGAGATTMKTGNAVPGEWLKLAECPYFVVEKGVVRNQWELTTDAESFTILVVCDGSGLLRWGNSDAERVELKAGQCYLLPANLGAYTMDGNATVLRSYLP, from the coding sequence ATGACCAAACCATATCCTTTGCAATTTCAACCTGAATTTAAAGAGCGCGTATGGGGAGGGCGTGCGCTGGAGCAATTCGGCCTGACCCCGCCCGAAGGACATATCGGCGAAGGCTGGATGATTGCGGATCATCCGAACGGAACAACGAAAGTGATCAACGGCGAGTTGGCGGGAAAAGGCTTGGATGAAGTGCGCGAACTGCTCGGCACGGAATGGCTCGGAACCAAAGGCGTTTCAAAAAAAGGCGGACGCTTCCCACTTCTAATCAAACTGCTGGACTGCAATGACGATTTGTCCGTTCAAGTCCATCCGACCGACGACTACGCAGAACTTCCTCCAGGCGAGCTCGGCAAAACAGAAATGTGGTACGTACTCGACGCCAAACCGGGCGCGCACATCATTTATGGCCTGAACGACGGCGTGGATCGGGAAACGTTGAAATCCGCGTTGGAAAACGGAACGGTGATGGATACGCTGCGCCAAGTTCCCGTTGAAGCAGGCGACACGTTCTTTATCCCTGCGGGAACGGTTCACGCCCTTTGCGCTGGCGTGGTCGTCGCCGAAATCCAGCAAAACTCGGACACCACTTATCGCCTCTACGACTACAATCGTCCTGGCCTTGACGGAAAGCCGCGCGAACTGCACATTGAGGATTCCCTTAACGTAACGGCTTACGAAGGCGCAGGTGCCACAACGATGAAAACAGGCAACGCCGTTCCGGGAGAATGGCTGAAACTTGCGGAATGCCCTTATTTCGTCGTCGAAAAAGGCGTCGTGCGCAATCAATGGGAGCTCACCACGGATGCGGAAAGCTTCACCATTCTCGTCGTTTGCGACGGCAGCGGTTTGCTGAGATGGGGCAACAGCGACGCGGAGCGCGTCGAACTGAAGGCAGGGCAATGTTACCTGCTTCCGGCCAATCTTGGCGCCTATACGATGGATGGGAACGCCACTGTGCTCCGTTCTTACCTTCCTTAA
- the odhB gene encoding 2-oxoglutarate dehydrogenase complex dihydrolipoyllysine-residue succinyltransferase, whose protein sequence is MSEIKVPAMGESITEGTVSRWLVKEGDAVNQGDVLLELETDKVNIEISAEESGVLEKILRQEGDTVEIGEAIGIIAVGAGAASAPASPAASDAAPEPKKQAPAPQAVAPAPTAPEVSEAGVKAASPAARKLARERGIELDQVQSKDPIGRVYQEDVKNHGSQTAAPAAQAPSKPSAPSAPAPSASTYAKPVERQRMTRRRATIAKRLVEAQQTAAMLTTFNEVDMTAIMDVRKRRKDKFKEKHDIGLGFMSFFTKAVVGALKKFPMINAEIDGEDIILKKYYDIGIAVSAKEGLVVPVVRDADRLSFAEIERSIADLASKARTNTLALSDLQGGTFTITNGGTFGSLLSTPILNTPQVGILGMHNIQLRPVAIDAERMENRPMMYIALSYDHRIIDGADAVRFLVTIKELLEDPESLLIEG, encoded by the coding sequence GTGAGTGAAATTAAAGTTCCCGCCATGGGCGAATCGATTACGGAAGGAACCGTATCCAGATGGCTTGTCAAAGAAGGAGATGCCGTCAATCAGGGCGATGTTCTTCTGGAGCTTGAGACGGATAAGGTAAACATCGAGATCAGTGCGGAAGAGAGCGGGGTTTTGGAAAAAATCCTCCGGCAGGAGGGAGATACCGTCGAGATCGGCGAAGCGATCGGTATCATCGCTGTTGGAGCGGGAGCCGCAAGTGCTCCTGCCTCCCCAGCTGCTTCCGACGCTGCGCCTGAACCGAAGAAGCAAGCTCCGGCTCCACAGGCTGTTGCTCCTGCCCCGACGGCTCCGGAAGTTTCCGAAGCGGGCGTGAAGGCAGCTTCTCCTGCTGCGCGAAAGCTTGCCCGCGAGCGCGGCATTGAGCTGGATCAAGTGCAAAGCAAAGACCCGATCGGACGCGTTTACCAAGAGGACGTCAAAAATCACGGCAGTCAAACGGCTGCTCCGGCCGCACAGGCACCCAGCAAGCCGTCTGCGCCGAGTGCGCCCGCTCCTAGCGCATCTACATATGCGAAACCCGTTGAGCGCCAGCGCATGACACGCCGCCGGGCAACGATTGCCAAACGCCTGGTGGAAGCACAGCAAACGGCAGCGATGCTGACCACGTTTAACGAGGTCGACATGACGGCGATCATGGACGTGCGCAAACGCCGCAAAGACAAGTTCAAGGAGAAACATGACATCGGCCTTGGCTTCATGTCCTTCTTTACCAAAGCGGTCGTTGGAGCGCTGAAAAAATTCCCGATGATCAACGCAGAAATCGATGGCGAAGACATCATTCTCAAAAAATACTATGACATCGGCATTGCCGTTTCGGCGAAGGAAGGTTTGGTTGTGCCTGTCGTCCGTGATGCGGATCGCTTGAGCTTTGCCGAGATCGAACGCAGCATTGCGGATCTGGCATCCAAAGCACGTACGAACACGCTGGCCTTGTCTGACCTCCAAGGAGGAACGTTCACCATCACTAATGGCGGTACGTTTGGCTCGCTGTTGTCCACGCCGATTCTGAATACACCTCAAGTAGGTATTCTCGGCATGCATAACATTCAGCTTCGTCCGGTGGCGATCGATGCCGAGCGCATGGAAAACCGTCCAATGATGTATATTGCGTTGTCTTACGACCACCGCATCATTGATGGTGCGGATGCCGTACGCTTCCTGGTGACGATCAAAGAACTGCTGGAGGATCCGGAATCGCTGCTGATCGAAGGATAA
- a CDS encoding TIGR01212 family radical SAM protein (This family includes YhcC from E. coli K-12, an uncharacterized radical SAM protein.), with protein MNAPAIDTPLLWGDKRFHTWNHEMKNEFNNKVFKVMLDAGFTCPNRDGSIAKGGCTFCSARGSGDFAGSRRDDLVTQFNTIRDKQHLKWPNAQYIGYFQAYTNTYAPVEVLREFFEVILRQPGVVGLSIATRPDCLPDDVVEYLAELNERTYLWVEMGLQTIHESTSTLINRAHDTRCYEEAVAKLRRHNIRVCTHIIYGLPQETHEMMLDTGRAVANMDVQGIKIHLLHLMRKTPMVKQYEAGLLRFLEQDEYIKLIVDTLEMLPPEMIVHRLTGDAPRNLLIGPMWSLKKWEVLNSIDRELRERDSWQGKYWRRC; from the coding sequence ATGAACGCACCTGCAATCGATACTCCCCTCCTATGGGGGGATAAACGGTTTCATACCTGGAACCATGAAATGAAAAACGAATTCAACAACAAAGTGTTCAAAGTCATGCTGGACGCCGGCTTTACTTGTCCCAATCGCGACGGCTCCATTGCCAAAGGCGGCTGCACTTTCTGCAGTGCCCGCGGATCAGGGGATTTCGCCGGCAGCAGACGCGACGATCTGGTAACGCAGTTTAATACTATTCGGGACAAGCAGCATCTAAAGTGGCCGAACGCCCAATATATCGGTTACTTTCAGGCTTATACGAATACGTATGCCCCTGTCGAAGTCCTCCGTGAATTCTTCGAAGTCATCCTGCGGCAGCCCGGCGTGGTCGGCCTCTCGATTGCGACGCGTCCCGACTGTCTGCCCGATGACGTGGTTGAATATTTGGCTGAATTGAACGAGCGAACCTATCTATGGGTCGAAATGGGATTGCAAACAATCCACGAGTCCACCTCCACCCTGATCAACCGGGCACATGATACCCGATGTTACGAGGAAGCCGTCGCCAAACTGCGAAGGCACAACATCCGCGTATGTACGCACATCATCTACGGATTGCCGCAGGAAACGCATGAAATGATGCTCGATACCGGGCGCGCGGTAGCCAATATGGATGTGCAGGGCATCAAAATCCATCTGCTTCACCTCATGCGCAAAACGCCGATGGTCAAACAGTATGAAGCCGGGCTGCTGCGTTTCCTGGAGCAGGACGAGTATATCAAGTTGATCGTGGATACGTTGGAAATGCTGCCTCCGGAAATGATCGTGCACCGCCTGACCGGCGACGCGCCGCGCAATCTGCTGATCGGACCGATGTGGTCGCTCAAGAAATGGGAAGTGCTCAATTCCATTGACCGGGAGCTTCGTGAACGGGATTCCTGGCAGGGCAAGTATTGGAGGAGATGCTGA
- a CDS encoding 2-oxoglutarate dehydrogenase E1 component — MTIEEGNKKPWESYYGPNLGYVQEQYELFSQDPGSVTPAYQELFEQWGAPPMPGRDAHIATQSGSAQNATGSVDIQLLQKAVTAGKLVWNIRTYGHLAADIDPLGISESADTSLLEPEHFELNEEDLKALPASLIWEGADGQTLNGWDAIQRLRQIYTGPIAYEFSHVHDVREREWLNRRAESRTSPAPLTHEERKALLKRLVEAEQFEDFLHKTFVGQKRFSIEGNDVLVPMLDEAVRIMAHSGSSHILMGMAHRGRLNVLAHVLGKPYSKIFAEFHHSPNKDLVPSEGSTGINYGWTGDVKYHLGANRYVKEGETVQARLTLANNPSHLEYVNPVVQGFARAAQDDRRDPGYPKQDVSKAATILMHGDAAFPGEGIVAETLNFKALPGYQNGGTIHIIVNNRLGFTTDSSDSRSTYYASDLAKGYEIPIVHVNADNPEACIAAIRMAAEYRNRFKKDFLIDLIGYRRYGHNETDDPETTQPTVYEKVKNHPTVSHLYQDQLKKDAIVDDALIGSIREDVGNRLKEAYEQMKNNEVREKGQLQAAQPEAVSLMPTAVPLDRLRGINADLLKWPENFNVYPKLQRILQRRKTALNEGEKVDWSLAETLAFATIIADGKPIRISGQDAERATFAHRNLVLHDAVNGSKYCPLHHLPQAKASFAIYNSPLSEESVLGFEYGYNVYSPETLVIWEAQFGDFANCAQVIFDQFVSAGRAKWSQKSSLVMLLPHGNEGQGPEHTSARLERFLQLAAEDNMMIVNLSRSSQYFHLLRRQASLTDTEDAKPLVMMSPKSLIRNPRVAAPASEFSEGRFEPILEQAGLGTKPDRVERIVLCSGKIAIDLEDAIEKDKNDWSWLHIIRVEQLYPFPAEEIKRVLARFSNAKELVWVQEENKNMGAWTYMEPRLREIAPEGTTVRYEGRPEHASPSSGYQRVHSLEQQQIITATLKQMTKNNIPLGR, encoded by the coding sequence ATGACGATCGAGGAAGGCAACAAGAAACCCTGGGAGAGTTACTATGGACCTAACCTGGGATACGTACAGGAGCAATACGAATTATTTTCTCAAGATCCAGGATCGGTAACCCCGGCCTATCAGGAATTGTTTGAACAATGGGGTGCTCCGCCGATGCCCGGCAGAGATGCACATATAGCCACGCAATCTGGTTCTGCCCAAAACGCGACCGGAAGCGTGGATATCCAATTATTACAGAAAGCGGTTACAGCGGGTAAGCTGGTATGGAATATCCGGACTTACGGTCACCTTGCTGCGGACATCGATCCGCTTGGCATCAGTGAGTCGGCGGATACATCGCTGTTGGAACCAGAGCATTTCGAATTGAACGAAGAGGACCTCAAGGCGTTGCCGGCTTCCCTGATCTGGGAAGGCGCTGACGGCCAGACGTTAAACGGATGGGATGCCATTCAACGTTTGCGCCAGATTTACACGGGGCCGATTGCTTATGAATTCAGCCATGTCCATGACGTCCGTGAACGCGAATGGTTGAACCGGCGGGCGGAATCCCGGACGTCTCCGGCTCCGCTTACCCATGAGGAACGCAAGGCATTGCTGAAACGTCTCGTGGAAGCCGAGCAGTTCGAGGATTTCCTTCATAAAACATTTGTGGGTCAGAAGCGTTTCTCCATCGAAGGTAACGACGTGCTCGTACCGATGCTGGATGAAGCTGTGCGAATCATGGCGCATTCGGGCTCAAGCCACATCCTGATGGGGATGGCTCACCGCGGTCGTCTGAACGTCCTTGCCCACGTGCTGGGGAAACCTTATAGCAAAATTTTCGCTGAATTTCATCATTCCCCGAACAAGGATCTCGTTCCGTCGGAAGGTTCGACCGGCATCAATTACGGCTGGACGGGGGATGTCAAATATCACTTAGGGGCCAATCGCTACGTCAAAGAAGGCGAAACGGTGCAGGCTCGCTTGACGCTTGCCAACAATCCGAGCCACTTGGAATACGTCAATCCGGTAGTGCAAGGGTTTGCCCGTGCCGCACAGGACGATCGCAGAGACCCAGGCTATCCGAAACAGGACGTAAGCAAAGCGGCAACCATTCTGATGCACGGCGACGCAGCATTCCCGGGTGAGGGAATCGTGGCGGAAACGCTCAATTTCAAAGCATTGCCAGGGTATCAAAATGGCGGGACCATTCACATTATCGTTAACAACCGCCTCGGGTTTACGACCGATAGTTCCGATTCGCGATCCACATATTACGCCAGTGACCTTGCGAAAGGGTATGAAATCCCGATCGTGCACGTCAATGCCGACAACCCGGAAGCGTGTATCGCGGCCATTCGCATGGCGGCTGAGTATCGCAATCGTTTCAAAAAGGATTTCCTGATCGACCTGATCGGGTACCGCCGTTACGGCCATAACGAAACGGACGATCCGGAAACGACGCAGCCGACCGTATACGAAAAAGTGAAAAACCATCCGACCGTCAGCCATCTGTATCAGGATCAGCTGAAAAAGGATGCCATTGTCGACGATGCCCTGATCGGGAGCATTCGCGAGGATGTAGGCAATCGTTTGAAAGAAGCTTATGAGCAGATGAAAAACAATGAAGTACGTGAGAAAGGGCAGCTGCAAGCTGCGCAGCCGGAAGCCGTATCTCTCATGCCAACGGCGGTTCCGCTGGACCGATTGCGCGGCATCAATGCCGATTTGCTCAAATGGCCGGAAAACTTCAACGTGTATCCGAAGCTGCAGCGTATTTTGCAGCGTCGCAAAACGGCGCTGAACGAAGGGGAAAAGGTCGATTGGAGCCTTGCGGAAACGCTGGCCTTCGCGACCATTATCGCCGACGGCAAACCGATTCGGATCAGCGGGCAGGACGCGGAGCGCGCCACGTTCGCTCACCGGAATCTTGTGCTTCACGATGCGGTCAACGGGTCGAAATATTGCCCGCTTCACCATCTGCCGCAGGCGAAAGCTTCGTTTGCCATCTACAACAGCCCGCTTTCCGAAGAATCGGTGTTAGGCTTCGAATACGGCTATAACGTGTACTCCCCGGAGACGCTAGTGATCTGGGAAGCGCAATTCGGCGATTTTGCCAACTGTGCGCAAGTTATTTTCGACCAGTTCGTATCTGCAGGCCGCGCCAAATGGTCGCAAAAATCAAGCCTGGTCATGCTGCTTCCGCACGGCAATGAAGGTCAAGGTCCGGAACATACCAGTGCCCGGTTGGAGCGTTTCCTGCAGCTCGCGGCCGAGGATAACATGATGATCGTAAACCTGAGCAGATCGTCGCAATATTTCCATTTGCTGCGCCGCCAGGCTTCGCTGACCGACACCGAAGACGCCAAACCGCTTGTCATGATGTCGCCGAAAAGCCTGATCCGCAATCCGCGTGTGGCTGCTCCGGCATCGGAATTCAGCGAAGGCCGCTTCGAACCGATTCTGGAACAAGCAGGCCTGGGGACGAAACCGGATCGCGTTGAACGCATCGTACTGTGCAGCGGCAAAATCGCCATCGATCTGGAAGATGCGATCGAAAAAGACAAGAACGATTGGTCATGGCTCCACATTATCCGTGTTGAGCAGCTCTACCCGTTCCCTGCCGAAGAAATCAAGCGTGTGCTGGCCCGTTTCAGCAATGCGAAGGAACTGGTGTGGGTGCAGGAAGAAAATAAAAACATGGGCGCATGGACGTACATGGAACCTCGCCTCCGCGAGATTGCTCCGGAAGGGACAACAGTGCGCTATGAAGGCCGTCCTGAGCATGCAAGCCCATCCAGCGGGTATCAGCGCGTACACAGCCTGGAACAGCAGCAGATCATTACGGCAACCTTGAAGCAAATGACAAAGAACAATATTCCACTGGGGAGGTAA
- a CDS encoding NUDIX domain-containing protein, with protein sequence MNRHTHLGVYGLIECEGKFLLIRKARGAYQGKWDLPGGRPEFGESPESALHREIEEETGLTDVEVAIYGAQSNVVHWLYQGQPEELYHIGILYDVRLKFATDATKIRKEPDGHDSLGAGWFTRDQVHEVALTPFAEHMLRNHVQASSRNE encoded by the coding sequence ATGAATCGACATACACACTTGGGTGTTTATGGTTTGATCGAATGCGAAGGGAAATTTTTGCTGATTCGCAAAGCGCGAGGCGCTTATCAAGGGAAATGGGATTTGCCGGGCGGCAGGCCCGAATTCGGCGAATCTCCGGAATCTGCCTTGCATCGCGAGATTGAAGAGGAAACAGGGCTCACGGATGTTGAAGTCGCTATCTACGGTGCTCAATCCAACGTCGTTCACTGGTTGTATCAGGGGCAACCCGAAGAACTGTATCATATAGGCATTCTGTATGATGTGAGATTGAAGTTTGCGACAGATGCGACGAAGATCAGAAAAGAACCGGACGGACACGATTCGCTCGGTGCCGGCTGGTTTACGCGGGATCAAGTTCACGAGGTAGCTTTAACCCCTTTTGCGGAGCACATGCTACGTAATCATGTTCAGGCGAGTTCTCGAAACGAATGA
- a CDS encoding alpha/beta hydrolase: MQESTFDLIANDGSRIHVYRWLPSSDTSVKGVLQIGHGMAETAARYAEFAQSLTQSGYAVYANDHRGHGKTAGSPDMLGDAGSDAFHWMASDMMNLGEVAAQEHPGVPIILMGHSMGSFLVQHLMYAGHERYAAFILSGTNGKRSLLQLGEKLAWLQCSLQGAAHHSLLLNAIVFGGFNRAFRPAATPFDWLSRDQAEVKKFIDDPMCGTICTAGFFRDFFRLLLEIHLPHNMAGIPKDKPVFLFSGEQDPVGLHGKGVQNLVAQYRKLQLQDIEVRLYPGGRHEMLHETNRAEVTQDILEWLERHLPLLSGAAADTDTETNAIADNFPADSL; encoded by the coding sequence ATGCAGGAATCGACCTTTGACCTCATCGCCAATGACGGGAGCCGAATCCATGTGTATCGTTGGCTGCCCTCTTCGGATACTTCCGTTAAAGGCGTGCTCCAGATTGGACATGGCATGGCTGAAACCGCGGCCAGATATGCAGAGTTTGCCCAATCGCTCACGCAAAGCGGATACGCCGTATATGCCAATGACCACCGTGGGCATGGAAAAACGGCTGGAAGCCCGGATATGCTGGGCGATGCAGGCTCTGATGCATTTCACTGGATGGCAAGCGACATGATGAACCTGGGGGAAGTAGCCGCCCAGGAGCATCCGGGGGTACCCATCATTTTGATGGGACATAGCATGGGGTCTTTTTTGGTTCAGCATCTCATGTATGCGGGTCATGAACGTTATGCCGCCTTTATTTTGTCGGGTACCAACGGCAAACGCAGCCTGCTGCAATTGGGTGAAAAACTGGCCTGGCTGCAATGCAGCCTCCAAGGGGCCGCGCACCATAGCTTGCTGCTTAACGCCATCGTATTTGGCGGCTTTAATCGCGCGTTCCGCCCTGCGGCAACGCCTTTTGACTGGCTCTCCAGAGATCAGGCCGAAGTCAAAAAATTTATTGATGACCCCATGTGCGGCACGATCTGCACTGCAGGATTTTTCCGGGATTTTTTCCGGCTGCTGCTGGAAATCCATCTTCCCCATAACATGGCGGGCATCCCCAAAGATAAACCCGTTTTCCTGTTTTCCGGCGAACAGGACCCGGTTGGCTTGCATGGCAAAGGCGTTCAGAACCTGGTTGCCCAATACCGCAAGCTGCAGCTGCAAGATATCGAGGTTCGCCTGTACCCGGGTGGACGCCATGAAATGCTGCACGAAACGAACCGAGCGGAGGTTACCCAGGACATCCTGGAATGGCTGGAACGGCATTTACCGTTGCTCAGCGGCGCTGCTGCAGACACAGACACAGAAACAAACGCAATCGCCGACAATTTTCCGGCCGACTCCTTGTGA
- a CDS encoding class I SAM-dependent methyltransferase, with the protein MGFLSVLSCAHQWISARLQPGDLAIDATVGTGADTLFLAQRVGPRGQVIGFDIQNQALALAQARIRKQEDAAKLGSISLLQLGHERMAEAVPEDWHGSVGAVMFNLGYLPSEGADSSIITQTDNTIAALEAALQLLRPRGIITTVLYPGHDGGAQEADAVWQWASALPVEQAQTVVYRQLQRETSPFLIGIEKK; encoded by the coding sequence ATGGGATTTTTATCGGTGCTCAGTTGTGCCCATCAATGGATTTCCGCTCGTTTGCAGCCCGGGGATCTCGCCATTGACGCGACCGTTGGCACTGGAGCGGATACATTGTTTCTTGCGCAAAGGGTAGGCCCGCGCGGACAGGTGATCGGTTTCGATATTCAAAACCAAGCCCTCGCGCTCGCCCAAGCGCGCATTCGCAAACAAGAGGATGCAGCCAAGCTGGGTTCCATCTCCCTGCTGCAGCTTGGCCATGAGCGCATGGCCGAGGCCGTTCCCGAAGATTGGCATGGGTCGGTCGGCGCGGTGATGTTCAACCTTGGCTATCTGCCATCGGAAGGGGCAGATTCGTCTATCATTACCCAGACGGATAATACCATTGCTGCTCTGGAAGCCGCCCTGCAGCTCCTGCGGCCCCGTGGCATCATAACCACCGTGCTCTATCCGGGCCATGACGGAGGGGCCCAGGAAGCCGATGCCGTTTGGCAGTGGGCGTCTGCCTTGCCGGTGGAGCAAGCCCAGACGGTCGTTTACCGTCAATTGCAGCGTGAAACCTCACCTTTTTTGATCGGCATCGAAAAAAAGTAA